One Dictyostelium discoideum AX4 chromosome 3 chromosome, whole genome shotgun sequence genomic region harbors:
- the imp4 gene encoding U3 small nucleolar ribonucleoprotein protein: MLRRNARLRQEYLYRKNLEGADKEDYEKKRRIKKALDEGKPIPTELVDFEFKHRDEMKLDKLDGNRPKSIDDEYARAGIQDPKVLVTTSREPSSRLIQFTKELRMLFPNSQKMNRGAHVVKELVDACRANDVTDLVIAHEHRGEPVGLVISHLPYGPTAYFEIKNCVMIHDIDEATPPSLAFPHLIFHNFTTPLGERTENILKYLFPVPKDDSRRVVTFSNDNDFISFRHHIYEKDGYKNVILKEIGPRFELKLYKIQLGTLDQDEADLEWVYKPYMNSTKNRLFL; the protein is encoded by the exons atgttaagAAGAAATGCACGTTTAAGACAAGAATATTTATATAGAAAGAATTTAGAAGGAGCAGATAAAGAAgattatgaaaaaaagagAAGAATTAAGAAAGCGTTGGATGAAGGTAAACCAATTCCAACTGAATtggttgattttgaatttaaacatAGAGATGAGATGAAATTAGATAAATTAGATGGTAATAgaccaaaatcaattgatgatgaatatgCACGTGCAGGTATTCAAGATCCAAAAGTATTAGTTACAACAAGTAGAGAACCAAGTTCACGTTTAATTCAATTCACAAAGGAATTAAGAATGTTATTCCCAAATTCtcaaaaaatgaatagaGGTGCACATGTCGTCAAAGAATTGGTTGATGCATGTCGTGCCAATGATGTAACCGATTTGGTAATTGCACATGAACATCGTGGTGAACCAGTTGGTTTAGTAATTTCTCATTTACCATATGGTCCAACTgcttattttgaaattaaaaattgtgtTATGATTCATGATATCGATGAAGCAACACCACCATCTTTAGCTTTTccacatttaatttttcataattttacAACTCCATTAGGTGAAAga accgaaaatatattaaaatatttattcccAGTACCAAAGGATGATAGTAGAAGAGTTGttacattttcaaatgataatgatttcatttcatttaGACATCATATTTATGAAAAGGATGGTtataaaaatgtaattttaaaggaaATTGGTCCAagatttgaattaaaactttataaaattcaattggGTACTCTTGATCAAGATGAAGCTGACCTTGAATGGGTATACAAACCATACATGAATAGTACAAAGAATAGATTAttcctttaa